ACAATATCGTTACGATCAATTATGCCGAACTCGACGAAAACGGAAACGAAATCGCAGGGACAAAGCGCGAAGATTTCGTCTTTACGGCGGGATCGGACGGTACGTTCTACCGCATCGACGACGACGTCATCGGCATGAAAAAAGGCGAAACGAAAACGATTACGAAAACCTACGCGAAAGACGATAAAAACGAAAGTTTGGCGGGTACGACGAAAAAGATAAGCGTAACGGTTACCGCAATTAAAATACGCAATCTTCCCGCACTCGACGACGAACTTGCGCAGGATGTGAGCGAAAAATACAAAACGCTCGACGACTTAAAAAAAGATATTGTAAAAAATATGGAAAGCGCAAAGGAGCGGCGTATCGGAGAAATCAAAAACAACGAACTGCTTTCCCAACTCGTCGAAAAAAATCCCTTCGATATCCCTTCTTCCATGCTCAACGCGGAACTCGAAAACCGCTGGTATTCGATGGCGCAGCAGTTTCAGACGACGCCGGAACAGCTTGAAAAGATGTTTTCGTCGGCAAAACAGACGAAAGCCGACATACTCAAAGAGTGGGCGCCCGCAAGCGAAAAAATGCTTAAAAGCAGAATCATCGTAGACAATTTGATCCGCGCGCGCAATATTTCCGTTACGCCCGAAGATGTCGAAGCGCGTTATAAAGAAATCGCCGATCGCGGCGGCATGAGCGTCGACGAAGTGAAAAAGCACTACGCAGACGCAAAAGCGAAAGAATACCTCATCGACGACACAAAAGAGCAAAAACTCTACGACGAACTGTATAAAGAAGTGAAAACGGTAAAGGGAGATGCGATGTCGTTCGCCGATTTGTTTAAAGGGGAAAGCAACTGAACCCACGCCGCCTCGTTTTTTTAGTATATTGTAGTAATACAGGATGTGACTATGAATGAACGGATGAACACGCTCGTCC
This Treponema socranskii subsp. buccale DNA region includes the following protein-coding sequences:
- the tig gene encoding trigger factor; protein product: MELKKEFTDLEKSAVKLTVTVSQKDVAAAYAETLGKYLKQAQIPGFRKGHVPANILERKFGEGIKADTVSDIIDKALNEIFEDDAEKANRPLPYAQPVMEKIPELDTAKDLSFSLTYDVYPKVDVKNFSGITIKEPQVTIGSKEIDEELKAVQERNAVVIDKKDDEKVEKDNIVTINYAELDENGNEIAGTKREDFVFTAGSDGTFYRIDDDVIGMKKGETKTITKTYAKDDKNESLAGTTKKISVTVTAIKIRNLPALDDELAQDVSEKYKTLDDLKKDIVKNMESAKERRIGEIKNNELLSQLVEKNPFDIPSSMLNAELENRWYSMAQQFQTTPEQLEKMFSSAKQTKADILKEWAPASEKMLKSRIIVDNLIRARNISVTPEDVEARYKEIADRGGMSVDEVKKHYADAKAKEYLIDDTKEQKLYDELYKEVKTVKGDAMSFADLFKGESN